The window AATCGAAGAAGGAACGGTAATTCAGTATTCTCAATTCGAATATCGCGCCATGAAGAATATTCTGAAACGCTTCAAAAAGAATGCAATGCGATATGAAGCCGGAATAGATGCCCTGGAGCAGTTAATGAGAGGTGCCGGATCAGGCAATCCATCAAGATTTCTTGACCTGAGCCGGGTAATTGAGGAGTACTATTACAACTGTTACATGAATGAGGGAATCGGACTAAAACATGTTCTGAAAAGCATTTTGAACTGGCAGAAGCATGAGGGATCCGATACTGAGAAAAATGTTAAGATACATGACGTGAATATTGACCTCTTTGAGGCTCATTCACCGGATGGTCAGCCCGACCCCTATTTATCACTCTCTGAAAACGATGAGAGGATCGGTGACGGTTCGGAAGCGATGAACGCCTGGCTCAGTCTGAAAAGCGGTTTGCTCGGCAGTGAAGAAATGAACGTGATTCCGGCGCTTCTTCGAAGATATTGTGCTCTCGACTCCTATGCACTGGTAATCCTTTTCAGGCATCTTCGTAGTTGTTCTGTACAGGTAAAAGGAGATAAGGATCTCATTATTTTTAAATGATCATCGATAATGCGGAGCTTAACCCGTAACTTTACTGCGAATTCTTATACAAAGCCAATATCATGAAACAGTTATTGTTACATCTGATTGCCACTCTTACTCTGTTTGCGTTTGTATCGTCCTGCTCGATTCAGGAAAGCCCGATTACAGGATCAAAAAGAGCTTATGCCTACAGCTGGGAGCAGGAAATAGAATTAGGACGAAATGCCGACAGTGAAATTGTAGCACAGTTTGGGGAATATCCTGACGAACAGGTGGCTGGTTATGTTGACAGGCTGAGCCGTGAGATTCTCGGTGAAAGCCATCTTCGCAGGGAGGATGTACCGGAAAAATATCAGAATACGGAGTTTACGTTCCGAGTTCTCGACAGCCCGGTTGTAAATGCATTTGCCCTGCCGGGCGGTTACGTTTATGTAACAAGGGGGCTGCTTGCCCATCTGAATAATGAAGCCCAGCTGGCTGTTGTTCAGGGGCATGAAATCGGACATGTTGCCGCCCGGCATGCTTCCCAGCGAGGGCTTCAGCAAACGATCGGGCAGTTTGCAGTTGTTGGAGGTGCAATTCTGGGCCAGGAACTTCTGGGGCTGCCGGGTGAAAGCCTGCTGAACCTGAGCAGTACTGCTGCACAGCTCCTTTTTCTCAGCTACAGCCGTGACAATGAGAGAGAATCTGACAAACTGGGAGTGGAATATGCCGCGATGAACGGTTATGCGGCAGAAGAGGGAGCTGAATTTTTCACAAGCCTGAAAAGAATCTCGGAAGAATCGGGGCAAACCATACCAAATATGCTATCGAGCCACCCGGATCCCGGTGAACGCGAGCAGAATATTCCGCGTATGGCCCGTGAGTGGGAGGAGAAAGGCTATGAACAAACCATTCGCAACACGGAAAGCTACATGCAGATGCTGGATGGTATCATCTATGGTGATAATCCGCGGAATGGTTATGTAACCGATGGGCGATTTGTACATCCTGAAATGCGTTTTCAGTTCAATGCGGCCGAAGGATGGCAGGTGATAAATGAAGCATCGCGTGTAATACAGGTGAATGAAAATGGAAATGCAGTCATCATTTTCAGTATCGATTCAGAAGCAGACGGTGCGCGGCAGTCGGTTGAGAAGTATGAGGGTGAGGAAGGCTTCACAACGCTTGAAAGCGGAGACGTGGTGACAAGCGACAGATGGCCGGCATACCGCGGGGTCTACAGCGTTCAAACTGACAGCGGGGAACTGACTGTGCATGTAGTCTCGGTAGAGTTTAACTCCAGGGTGTATCAATTTTTGAGTTATACAAGTTCTGAGGCCTATGATGATTTTGAACCCGCATTTGATGGTGTGTCACTCTCTTTTGATGAACTGAGTGATCCGTCAATACTGAATATTGAGCCTGTTCGCCTGCGGATTGAAAGAACATCAGAGTCCGCACTGTTCCGCAATCTGCTTCCCGGAACCCTGCCAATGGATATTACACCCGAGGAGATTGCCATTTTGAACCAGGTAAATCTGGACGAGCGGATTGAAGCGGGCACCTTTATTAAAATTCCAACTCAATAACGTAAAGACCTATTTATGATTGATCGATATTCCAGAAAAGAGATGACCGATATCTGGAGTGAGCGTAACCAGTTTCAGGCATGGCTCGATGTTGAACTGGCAGCTTGCAAGGCGTGGAGCCGGATTGGAAAAATTCCTGAATCAGATGTTGAGAAACTCTACGAAAAGGCTTCCTTTGATATCGACAGGATCCATGAAATTGAAAAGGAGACACGTCACGATGTGGTTGCCTTTACGCGTGCTGTATCGGAAACGCTGGGTGATGAGAAAAAATGGGTTCACTACGGATTAACATCCACAGATGTTGTGGATACTGCAAACGGATTTCGGCTGAAACAGGCAAACAGTCTTCTGCGGAAGGGTTTGGAGAGGTTTTCGGAAGCACTCGCTGAAAAGGCAAAAGAGCACAAGTTTACCGTAATGATGGGCCGCACGCACGGTGTGCATGCTGAACCAACCACTTTCGGACTCAAGTGCGCCCTCTGGTATGCTGAGATGCAGCGGAATATGGAGCGATTTGAGATGGCTGCAGAAGGCGTCGAATTCGGAAAATTGTCGGGAGCGGTAGGTACGTTTGCGCATATACCACCCGAAGTTGAGAAACTGACGTGTGAATTTTTAGGCCTGAAACCTGCACCGGTTTCCACACAAACGCTTCAGCGCGACCGGCATGCCTTCTACATGGCTACCCTGGCACTGATTGGCGGCACCCTCGAAAAAATTGCCGTCGAAATCCGTCATCTTCAGCGAACGGAGCTGCGCGAAGCAGAAGAGTTTTTCAGCAAAGGCCAAAAGGGTTCATCGGCTATGCCTCACAAACGAAACCCGATCAGCTCGGAAAACATCACCGGCTGTTCACGTGTTTTGAGGGGGTACATGATGTCTGCATATGAGAATGTACCGCTATGGCATGAACGGGATATTTCACACTCCTCCGTTGAGAGGATTATACTCCCGGATGCAACGATATTGCTTGATTACATGCTTCACAGGTTTTCCGGTGTGATTGAGAAGCTGATGGTGTATCCTGAGAATATGCTTCAGAATATGGAAAAAACGCACGGTCTTGTATTCTCCCAAAGACTTCTGTTGATGCTTATTGAAAAAGGATTATCCCGTGAACGGGCATACGATACAGTGCAGCCCCTGGCAATGAAAGCATGGGAGGAGAAACGGCCATTCAGAGAGTTGGTCCAATCGGATAGTGTAATCAGCCGGAATCTCAGCTCTGATGAAATCGAGGAAGCTTTCAATACGGACCACCATACCCGCAGGGTGGACGAAATCTTCAGGCGGGCAGGATTGTAAAAAACCGGTTGAAAACATCTCTTAAAAAAATCTGAGAGGGGGTGACACATAGATGTCACTTAGCGGATTTACATTGTGAATAAAACATAAACAAACGGAGTTCACAATGACAAATCAGGCTGTTAAAACAAAACCGGTATTCAGGGCAGAGCCCATTCTCAGAAGCATATTCAGGAAAGCGGAGGTTGAGTACAAAAAAACGGACGAAACGTTCCGCATGCTCGGATGGTCGGAGCTGCCGACAGAATTAAAAATCGCAATTGAAGATGATGTGAAAGGATATGTAGAAGAGCTGGCCGGAAGCTATTCAACGAACTGCCCGTTTGTTCAAAAAAGACGGGAGAGCATCGACTTCTGGATAAACAGTTATCTTGACGGTATCTGCACACTTGACACCGCAATGGAAGCACTTCGCCTGAAACGTTTGTGATGGTGTTTTAAATCATGGAATTGGGGTGAAGAAGTTCATGATGATTTGTTATCTTTACCAAAACGTGAACGAAGCGAAGTATTTTAATGAACAACTCTTCTCCTTTCTCAAGGATAACCCGCCAGGGGTTAACCTACGATGATGTATTGCTTGTACCCAATCATTCCAAAGTATTGCCCCGCAATGTGGATACGTCCGTGCAGCTTACACCAACGCTCAGGCTGAATGTGCCCATTTTCAGCGCGGCCATGGACACCGTTTCCGAATACAGGATGGCTATTGCGCTTGCAAGGGAGGGTGGAATTGCCATGCTCCATAAGAATATGACAATCGAGGAACAGGCCGAACATGTACGGCTTGTGAAACGGAGCGAAAGCGGAATGATCGTGGACCCTGTAACCCTGCCGGCAGACGCCACCGTCAAAGATGCCAGGGCATTGATGCAAAAGCATAAAATTGGCGGAATTCCCATTGTTGAGAGCGACAACCGCCTGATAGGAATTGTGACCAACAGGGATCTGCGTTTTGAACATTACGTAGATAAAAAGCTGGGAACCATCATGACCAGCGAAAACCTGGTAACGGCCAAGGAGAATACCAATTTGGAGGAGGCGGAAGAAATTCTGCAGAGGTATAAAGTTGAAAAGCTGCCAATCGTTGACAGTAAAAATATTCTGGTCGGCCTGATCACCTTTAAAGACATTGAGAAAAAGATGAATTTTCCCAACGCCTGCAAAGACGATATGGGAAGACTACGCGTGGGAGCTGCGGTTGGCGTAACGCCTGATACCATGGATAGGGTAAATGCCCTGGTCGATTCCGGTGTGGATATTATAACGGTGGATACGGCCCACGGCCACTCAAGCGGCGTAATCGATATGGTTCGAACCATTAAATCTGCTTATAAAGATCTGAACGTGGTAGGAGGCAACATTGCCACCCGATCGGCAGCCGAAGCTCTTGTAGAAGCGGGGGCTGACGTGGTGAAAGTAGGGGTTGGGCCCGGATCGATTTGTACCACACGGGTTGTAACCGGTGTAGGGGTTCCGCAGCTTTCGGCCGTGATGGAAATATCAGAATTCACTTCCAAAAAGGGGATTGGTCTCATTGCTGATGGCGGGATCAAACAAACAGGTGATATTCCCAAAGCAGTGGCCGGCGGAGCGGATGCGGTGATGATGGGTTCCATGTTTGCCGGTGTGGATGAAAGTCCCGGGGAAACGATTATTTACGAATCCCGCAAGTATAAATCATACAGAGGTATGGGCAGCCTCAGTGCCATGAGCAGAGGGTCGAAAGACCGGTATTTTCAGGATGTAGAGGACGATCTGAGAAAACTGGTGCCTGAAGGTATCGAAGGCAGGGTGCCTTACAAAGGCTATCTGAGTGAAGTGGTTCACCAGATGATCGGAGGCCTTCGTGCAGCTATGGGCTATGTTGGTGCTGCCAATATCGATGAGCTGAAAAACTCTGAATTTGTCCAGATATCGGCAGCCAGTTACCGGGAAAGCCACCCTCATTCAGTTCAGATTACCAAGGAGGCTCCCAACTATTCTGTCTAATTGGTAACGAATACCGCATAAATCTCTCTTTTATGAATAGACTGTACAACCAGACAGAGTTATGTGGGATTTTCTGAGAAAAATTTTTTCCGAGCGTGACGGAGACGTAACCGTTGTGGTTATTGATGAACAGGATCCAAATGGGTCCAGCTCATTTAAATTGAGAGCGGCTGATCTTGTAAAACTGGCGCTGCTTGTGGTGATGATTTCGGTGACTATCACGATAGTCATGTTTTTTGCGACGCCTCTCGGATCTCTCTATCAGCACCAGCAAGACGCCGACCTGAGACAGAGTGTCCTTGATATCAGCGATAGGGTTATAGCATTGCAGGATTCGCTGGAGGCAAGAGACAGCCAGCTAGCAAATATGAGAGAAGTACTTCGGGGCTCGCGAGACACCACATTTGCGGTGAACAACAGTGAACTCCAGATGCAGGATAATGAAGTTGTTTCTGTTTCGGCTGGCGAGGATCTTGTACAGGCTTATGAGATGCTGTCGCAAAATGAAATTATTCTTTCCGGAAATGTTGGCAGTACGTCCGACTTCCCCGCAGACGCACCTTTGCAGGGTACCCTCACTCAGGGATATGATGCATCGGTTGGCCACTATGGATTGGATATTGCAGCACGACCGGGTACGGAATTCAGGGTTCTGGCAGACGGTACCGTTATTGACCACGGCTGGTCGGTGAACTATGGCTATATTGTATATGTACAACATGCGGGCGGTATCATCAGCGTCTACAAACACGGTGCAAGATTATCGAAACAAAAAGGGGATTTTGTTTTAAAAGGTGATATTCTGGGCGTGATTGGCGATACGGGAGTGGTTAGCTCCGGTTCTCACCTTCACCTCGAAATCTGGAAAAACGGCGTTCCCCAGAATCCATCAATGTATCTGCTTAACTGAGTATCAATTAATCTTATGTTTAACAATAAAAACGACAATAAAGTGAACGGAACACAATCATCTCAATCACCAGCACTGAACATGGTCAGTGAGGGAACGACATTCAAAGGTACCATCGATTCATCCAACGACATTCGCATAGCCGGTGTGGTTGAAGGTGAAGCCATAACAAAAGGAAAGCTTATTATCACCTCTTCCGGTGTGGTAAACGGCGATTCAAGGGTAGGAGATGCTGACGTAGCCGGTAAAGTGGAAGGCACCCTGCACGTGGGAGGCAAACTCAATTTGCGGCAATCTGCAGTGGTAAATGGTGATGTGTACACGAAAACACTGATCGTTGAAGAAGGCGCGCAGATTAACGGAGCTTGCAGAATGGGGACTGAGGGCAAAACATCATCTTCCGCCGGTTCCACTGTTTCAAAATTGGGCGCCGATTCCAAGGAAAGAACAGAGAGTAAATAATTGCTGCGGGGACCCGGATTTAAGTCATATCTGCAATATGTGTCATTCGGCACTGAGATTGCTGTTGCAGTGGGTGCCCCGATACTATTGGGTTACTGGCTCGATACAGTTTTTGATACATCACCCTATCTTACACTTTCAGGGGTGCTGTTGGCGGTGATTTTGTTCATACTCATGCTGATCCGTCTTATTCGAAAACTAAACGAAGAATAAATGGGGAACTCTCAGAAGCAGATTCCAGCCCGGATTGTTGCTGCTTTGGGTATATACGCATTTTTACATCTGATTACGGCTTTATTCTTACCCGAAGGAACAGTTGCCGGATGGATAGCGGGTTATATTCTTGGATTGCTGGCTGTTATAATGCACTATTTATTCTCACTCTTTACCCGCAAGGTGGATGACGCCCATTTTGCTCCGGTCTTTTTGGCGGGTCTGCTGCTTCGCTTTCTGATAGTACTTTCCCTGTTTCTCGTTTTAATTCTGACTGAAAAATTTGATCAATTTAGCTTTACTGTTGGTTTCTTAATTTCTTATATTTTCCATTCTGTAAACGACGTGATTTTATTAAATAAGAAACTAACAAACCTTTCAGGTTAAAATCCTGCTGTTGTAATGACCCAAATTGTGCGCCGAGTTGTTGCCGCTGTACTGTTCTTACTGGTGCTTAATCCTGTTTTACTGGCTGCCGATCAAACTGATTCCGAGAGTGAAGAGCCCGTTATAGATGTGATGGGCAAAGTGGCTGATCATGACTATTTTGAAACGGCGGTCGGCAAAATCTATCTTCCCAGAATTCTTTTTGTAGGTTCTACTCCCTATTTCTACTCCAGTACAAAGAGTATGCTCGAATCCGGCGAATTCACGGAGACCGAGCAGGGGCTGATGCGTGCAGATGGTGCAATGATCACTTTAGACATGTCGATTACATCACATCTGGTTTACGTATGGTTGGGCCTGCTTTTTACGCTATTCATTACTTTATGGGCAGGTAGAAAATACAGGTCAGGTACCGGTCGCGAAACCGAACCCAAAGGTGTATTGTTTAATATGTTTGAGGTGGTATTCGTCTTTATTCGAGACGACATCGCCAAGGAGTTCATACCGCACAATAAGTATGAGAAGTATGTGCCGTACCTGTTTACCATCTTTATGGCCATTGGCTTTATGAATATGGTAGGTCTTCTGCCATGGGCCGCAGTGGCAACCGCTGATCTTACCGTAACGGCTACTCTGGCCGCAATCACTTTCTTTATCACTCAGTTCAGCGGAACGAAAGATCACTGGCAGCACGTATTTGTATTTCCCGGAGTGCCTGCCTGGACGAGAATCATCTTAACGCCCGTTGAAATTATCGGGTTGTTTACCAAGCCGTTTGCCCTGGCTATTCGTCTTTTTGCCAACATGCTCTCCGGTAAGATCATGATCATCAGTATTCTGGGGCTGATCTTTATCTTTACGGACATGTTTGGGGCGGCGATCGGTGCAACCTCAGGGATTGTTTGGGTTGCTCTGACAGCGGCCATCTATTTCCTGAAAGCATTGGTTGCTCTGATTCAGGCATATGTATTTACGCTTCTTTCAGCGGTTTTCATCGGTATGGCTGCAGAGGAGCATCATCACGAACATGATGAAACGTCGGTTGCTCATGCACAGGACGTACAAATTCAATAACAATCAATAATCAAAACAAACAAAAGGTAAAAACTATGGGTTTTTTAGCAGCAGGCATTGGTGCCGGAATCATTGCAGTCGGTGCAGGTATCGGAATCGGAATGATCGGTAAAGGTGCTACAGAAAGTATTGCAAGACAACCTGAAGCGGCCGGCGACATCCGCGGTGCCATGCTTCTTACCGCTGTATTCATTGAGGGTGTTGCACTTATCGGTGCGATTGTATGCCTTCTCCTTGCACTCGGCATTGGCCAGTAATTAACTGATACAACACTCAATAAAGAGGATGTAAGATGCTACACTTTTTGGCAGGTGGAGGGGGACTTCTCTCATTTAATACAGGATTTGGAATCTGGGTGGCAATTTCCACTCTGGTGTTTCTGTTTTTGATGAATAAATACCTGGTTCCCCCCATCATGAAAGCACTGAATGAGCGGGAAACGAGGATCAAGGACTCTCTTGAATCTGCCGAAAAAGCTCTTGCTAAAGCAGAGCAGGTCTCAAAAGACAATGAGAAAGCACTGCGGGAAGCAGAACAAAAGGCACAAAAAATTCGCAAGCAGGCTTTGGAAGACGCAGAGCTGATGCGATCTGAAAAGATCGAAAAAGCAAAAGAGGAAGCTGAAAAGATTCTTGAAAATGCGCGAACAACCATCGAGCAGGAGAAGCAAAAAGCACTTGTTGAATTGCGGAATGAAGTGTCGGAACTGGCAATTAATGCGGCTTCGATGATTATGAAATCAGAGCTGGATCAGGCAAAGAATAAAAAACTGGTTGATTCATTCATCAACGACCTGTCTAAACAGAACTGATCGATATAATTATGGTTTCCAAAGCAGCTCGCAGATACGCCAATGCCCTTCTTGTTACAGCCATCGAGCAGGATATGCTTGAGGATATCAAGGAAGATATGGAGTTAATTCATGAGACCATTGCAGGTTCCTCGGAACTCTCCCTGTTTCTGAAGAGCCCGATCATCAGGAATGATGTCAAGAAATCGGCACTCGAGATGATATTTGACGACAAGGTTCAGCAACTGACTTCCAGCCTCATTGCTATCCTTTCTGATAAGAGCCGGGAAGGACTGCTTTTCGGCATAAGCGAAGGATTTATGAAGCTCTATAATGAGCATCACAATATCATTGAGGTGGATGTTGAAACAGCATTTGAGCTCAACGAGGCACAGCAAACAAGCCTGAAAAACGAATTGGAAACCGTTACAGGCAAAACCATTAAAATGCGGATCGAAAAAAATGAAGACCTCATTGGAGGTCTCTCTGTCCGCATTGAAGATACCGTTTACGACGGTTCAGCCAAGTATAAATTAAATCAGCTTAAACGAAAGTTTACTACTGCTGTAGAATAAAAACCATTTAGGATACAAAATGAGTCAAGTCAGACCAGACGAAGTTTCGGCCATTTTACGAAAACAGCTTTCCGGATTTGAATCTGAAGCCGATGTTTACGATATGGGTACCGTTTTGGAAGTGGGTGACGGTATCGCCAGGGTATACGGCCTGTCGAAAGTACAGGCGGGTGAACTGGTTGAGCTTCCCGATTCCATTGACAGTGAAGGCCAGCCGGTGCGGGGTATGGTACTTAACCTTGAAGAGGACAATGTGGGTATTGTACTCTTTGGTTCCTCGAGCGTTGTTGAGGAAGGTCATACCGTAAAGCGTACAAAAAGTATTGCATCACTTAATGTTGGTGACGGTATTCTGGGACGTGTTATTGACCCGTTGGGTCGTCCGCTTGACGGACAGGGAGAAATCACGGGCGATACTATAGAATCACCGCTTGAAAGAAAAGCTCCGGGCGTAATCTACCGGGAACCGGTAAGTGAGCCGCTTCAGACCGGTATCAAGGCTATCGACTCCTTAATCCCCATCGGGCGAGGTCAGCGTGAGTTGATTATTGGTGACCGTCAAACCGGTAAAACGGCGGTAGCTATCGATACGATAATTAACCAAAAAAATACACAGCAAACGGACAAGCCTGTATTTTGTATTTACGTGGCCGTAGGTCAGAAAGGATCCACCGTTGCGTCTATTGTGAATACCCTGAAAGAGTATGGTGCCATGGATTATACCGTGGTTGTATCCGCACCTGCCAGTAGTTCTGCTCCGATGCGCTACATTGCACCCTTTGCCGGTGCCGCGATTGGTGAGTACTTCAGGGATACCGGACGACACGCCCTTGTAATTTATGATGACCTCTCAAAGCAGGCTGTTGCCTATCGTGAACTCTCCCTGCTGCTGAGACGTCCACCGGGACGTGAAGCGTATCCGGGTGACGTATTTTATCTGCACAGCCGCCTTCTGGAAAGAGCGGCCAAAATCATCGACAATGATGAAGTGGCGAAAATGATGAATAACGTTCCGGAAAGCCTGATGCCCAAAGTGAAGGGCGGTGGGTCTTTGACGGCCTTGCCGGTTATTGAAACGCAGGCGGGCGACGTTTCAGCGTATATTCCGACCAACGTAATTTCGATTACTGACGGTCAGATCTTTCTGGATACGGATCTTTTCAACAGCGGTGTACGGCCTGCCATTGACGTGGGTATTTCCGTATCGCGTGTGGGTGGTTCTGCACAGGTGAAGTCGATGAAGAAACTGTCTGGTACGCTGAAGCTGGATCTTGCACAGTACCGTGAACTGGAGGCGTTTGCCAAATTCGGTTCAGACCTGGACGCTGCTACCCAGCGCCAGCTGAAGCGGGGTGAGAGAACGGTGGAACTGATGAAACAGGGCGAATACCAGCCGCTGCCTGTCGAGCAGCAGATTGCTCTGCTGAAAGTTAACAGTGAAGGTATCCTTGATAAGCTTCCTGTAACCAAAATTCAGGCGTTCGAATCGATGTTTCTTGAAACACTCAGTGTGCGTTTCTCCAAGAAACTGGATGCACTGGCCGACAGCGGGGTTCTGGATGATGCGTTTGGAGAAGAGATCATCGAGACTGCCAATACAACCGTAGATCAATTGATGGCAGAGGTTGAGGCATAACCCATGGCAAACCTTCGTGACATACGGAACCGGATTTCATCCATTGAAAACACGCAGCAAATCACAAAGGCTATGAAAATGGTTGCTGCTGCCAAGCTCAGAAAAGCGCAGCAGCGTATGCTGGCAACACGGCCTTATGCCAACAAGATACAGTCTGTTGTCGGAAGGTTGGTGGATGGGTCAGGCTCGGATAATGTGTTACTGCGACAGCCCGAGTCAACCGAACGCGTCCTCATGATTGTAATAGGATCCGACCGGGGTCTTTGCGGTGCTTTCAATAACAATTTGTTCAAGGTGGTTGAGGAAAAGATCCGTACCAAGTACGCTGAGTTTCACGAAGAGGGCAATCTTGATATTATCACTGTTGGCCGCAAAGCAGATGCGTATTTCAAAAAGCGTAAATACAATGTTACCGGATCGAATGTAGGTTTCTTTGATAAGCTGAATTATGAGTCGACGGCTGAAATCATGGAGAATGCGATTGCATGGTTCAGCGATGGATCATATGACAAAGTGGTTCTTGCCTACAATGAATTCAAATCTGTGATTGCGCAAAATAGATTGGTTGATGAAGTACTGCCGATTCAGCCGGATAAGATCGCAGGAGATAACGAAGAGCCCGATTCCGGCAACGGTGATTACTTATTTGAACCGGATACGGAGACCATTTTGCGTGATATTCTTCCTGCACACCTTAATATGCAGCTTTGGCGTGCGGTATTGGAATCCAATGCCTCCGAGCAGGGAGCTCGTAT of the Rhodohalobacter mucosus genome contains:
- the atpH gene encoding ATP synthase F1 subunit delta, with protein sequence MVSKAARRYANALLVTAIEQDMLEDIKEDMELIHETIAGSSELSLFLKSPIIRNDVKKSALEMIFDDKVQQLTSSLIAILSDKSREGLLFGISEGFMKLYNEHHNIIEVDVETAFELNEAQQTSLKNELETVTGKTIKMRIEKNEDLIGGLSVRIEDTVYDGSAKYKLNQLKRKFTTAVE
- a CDS encoding ATP synthase F0 subunit C; its protein translation is MGFLAAGIGAGIIAVGAGIGIGMIGKGATESIARQPEAAGDIRGAMLLTAVFIEGVALIGAIVCLLLALGIGQ
- the atpF gene encoding F0F1 ATP synthase subunit B; this encodes MLHFLAGGGGLLSFNTGFGIWVAISTLVFLFLMNKYLVPPIMKALNERETRIKDSLESAEKALAKAEQVSKDNEKALREAEQKAQKIRKQALEDAELMRSEKIEKAKEEAEKILENARTTIEQEKQKALVELRNEVSELAINAASMIMKSELDQAKNKKLVDSFINDLSKQN
- a CDS encoding AtpZ/AtpI family protein, producing the protein MSFGTEIAVAVGAPILLGYWLDTVFDTSPYLTLSGVLLAVILFILMLIRLIRKLNEE
- the atpB gene encoding F0F1 ATP synthase subunit A, whose product is MTQIVRRVVAAVLFLLVLNPVLLAADQTDSESEEPVIDVMGKVADHDYFETAVGKIYLPRILFVGSTPYFYSSTKSMLESGEFTETEQGLMRADGAMITLDMSITSHLVYVWLGLLFTLFITLWAGRKYRSGTGRETEPKGVLFNMFEVVFVFIRDDIAKEFIPHNKYEKYVPYLFTIFMAIGFMNMVGLLPWAAVATADLTVTATLAAITFFITQFSGTKDHWQHVFVFPGVPAWTRIILTPVEIIGLFTKPFALAIRLFANMLSGKIMIISILGLIFIFTDMFGAAIGATSGIVWVALTAAIYFLKALVALIQAYVFTLLSAVFIGMAAEEHHHEHDETSVAHAQDVQIQ
- the purB gene encoding adenylosuccinate lyase, translating into MIDRYSRKEMTDIWSERNQFQAWLDVELAACKAWSRIGKIPESDVEKLYEKASFDIDRIHEIEKETRHDVVAFTRAVSETLGDEKKWVHYGLTSTDVVDTANGFRLKQANSLLRKGLERFSEALAEKAKEHKFTVMMGRTHGVHAEPTTFGLKCALWYAEMQRNMERFEMAAEGVEFGKLSGAVGTFAHIPPEVEKLTCEFLGLKPAPVSTQTLQRDRHAFYMATLALIGGTLEKIAVEIRHLQRTELREAEEFFSKGQKGSSAMPHKRNPISSENITGCSRVLRGYMMSAYENVPLWHERDISHSSVERIILPDATILLDYMLHRFSGVIEKLMVYPENMLQNMEKTHGLVFSQRLLLMLIEKGLSRERAYDTVQPLAMKAWEEKRPFRELVQSDSVISRNLSSDEIEEAFNTDHHTRRVDEIFRRAGL
- the guaB gene encoding IMP dehydrogenase, with amino-acid sequence MNNSSPFSRITRQGLTYDDVLLVPNHSKVLPRNVDTSVQLTPTLRLNVPIFSAAMDTVSEYRMAIALAREGGIAMLHKNMTIEEQAEHVRLVKRSESGMIVDPVTLPADATVKDARALMQKHKIGGIPIVESDNRLIGIVTNRDLRFEHYVDKKLGTIMTSENLVTAKENTNLEEAEEILQRYKVEKLPIVDSKNILVGLITFKDIEKKMNFPNACKDDMGRLRVGAAVGVTPDTMDRVNALVDSGVDIITVDTAHGHSSGVIDMVRTIKSAYKDLNVVGGNIATRSAAEALVEAGADVVKVGVGPGSICTTRVVTGVGVPQLSAVMEISEFTSKKGIGLIADGGIKQTGDIPKAVAGGADAVMMGSMFAGVDESPGETIIYESRKYKSYRGMGSLSAMSRGSKDRYFQDVEDDLRKLVPEGIEGRVPYKGYLSEVVHQMIGGLRAAMGYVGAANIDELKNSEFVQISAASYRESHPHSVQITKEAPNYSV
- a CDS encoding M48 family metalloprotease, coding for MKQLLLHLIATLTLFAFVSSCSIQESPITGSKRAYAYSWEQEIELGRNADSEIVAQFGEYPDEQVAGYVDRLSREILGESHLRREDVPEKYQNTEFTFRVLDSPVVNAFALPGGYVYVTRGLLAHLNNEAQLAVVQGHEIGHVAARHASQRGLQQTIGQFAVVGGAILGQELLGLPGESLLNLSSTAAQLLFLSYSRDNERESDKLGVEYAAMNGYAAEEGAEFFTSLKRISEESGQTIPNMLSSHPDPGEREQNIPRMAREWEEKGYEQTIRNTESYMQMLDGIIYGDNPRNGYVTDGRFVHPEMRFQFNAAEGWQVINEASRVIQVNENGNAVIIFSIDSEADGARQSVEKYEGEEGFTTLESGDVVTSDRWPAYRGVYSVQTDSGELTVHVVSVEFNSRVYQFLSYTSSEAYDDFEPAFDGVSLSFDELSDPSILNIEPVRLRIERTSESALFRNLLPGTLPMDITPEEIAILNQVNLDERIEAGTFIKIPTQ
- a CDS encoding bactofilin family protein; its protein translation is MFNNKNDNKVNGTQSSQSPALNMVSEGTTFKGTIDSSNDIRIAGVVEGEAITKGKLIITSSGVVNGDSRVGDADVAGKVEGTLHVGGKLNLRQSAVVNGDVYTKTLIVEEGAQINGACRMGTEGKTSSSAGSTVSKLGADSKERTESK
- a CDS encoding M23 family metallopeptidase, with the translated sequence MWDFLRKIFSERDGDVTVVVIDEQDPNGSSSFKLRAADLVKLALLVVMISVTITIVMFFATPLGSLYQHQQDADLRQSVLDISDRVIALQDSLEARDSQLANMREVLRGSRDTTFAVNNSELQMQDNEVVSVSAGEDLVQAYEMLSQNEIILSGNVGSTSDFPADAPLQGTLTQGYDASVGHYGLDIAARPGTEFRVLADGTVIDHGWSVNYGYIVYVQHAGGIISVYKHGARLSKQKGDFVLKGDILGVIGDTGVVSSGSHLHLEIWKNGVPQNPSMYLLN